From Caretta caretta isolate rCarCar2 chromosome 9, rCarCar1.hap1, whole genome shotgun sequence, one genomic window encodes:
- the IRS4 gene encoding insulin receptor substrate 4: MASGMNGPGGGGGSTAVRGAEAELGTRSVGGGLAPCHGAGVPRTATTAEEQQELGESGPYPPTQPHHLLLLLKRSPSASLCLVQEEEVPAAAAPTGRGALSGGRGGQPATPARGAPLPAAPSMAPVGDDVRKCGYLRKQKHGHKRYFVLRAESHLAPARLEYYDSEKKFKSSLRAAAAASGSAILCCPPPKRVIPLYQCFTVSRRADAKHKYIIALYTKDEYFAMLAENEVEQEAWYQAISELMNQSKRGFLEQEDQTDQQMDEDDEHYGAALRPGTIYKEVWQVNVKPKGLGQTKNLTGVYRLCLSSKAIYLVKLNSEVPAVHLQLMNIRRCGHSENFFFIEVGRSASIGPGELWMQVDDSVVAQNMHETFLETMKALKAFTEFRPRSKSQSSGGGSGTNPISFITTRRHLGNLPPSQTGLQRRSRTECVTGGTPPTTKNSSSYRFRTSSEGEGTMTRPFRSVTGSLIHLNTARMNLGRQEGSGRYVRAAFTSSYHTRSASLPVSHFPSTTSPISVSSSSGHGSASDTLTRPSSSSVCGSPSDGGFISSDEYGSSPGDFRYFRVRSSTPDSLGNTPPIREENCLSEYMSMNKQQTDDSSRDDYMEAEKCFRKRTYSLTKPASATVQQKTTQTTASLDEDSAGRHRQLPCSESPKLKENHEPDYSDATLDSVCNQSRSKARDDGYMPMMPGVASSLTSNNDYLPMTPKSVSVPKQISNSWSSSQVDSRGYMMMFPRASSSPVRSPLAGFISKGGNEKVTNEYMDMSPGNSAVPKQPSDSNCIHTNTVSKGISSYFSLPRSFKTLSGQNGDHNEYVPMSSPGKLLYGEHENVKYVNSEPLANGISKSSVVKVSDEGLAQNRATRPTKLPLGTRGSNTIPRMYDRTAPPEPASPGEYINIDFSEKASNTPYSLSAEGSPSSLGSSSDHRQSPLSDYMSVDLDVQSPKVAKELSNSLTDISIYASSSIPRNQPNDYARLSFDTACVSSTSSRADDYTEMTFNMATTPLRPFTAESSNGIKIDSPSSIVNRLCVVDRYAGSGSFSVPSSDPPMGPKVIRADPQGRRRHSSETFSSAGAVTTSSSFFTDSSKRHSSASFDNVWLKPDENISDGHESKMSRDTSTGFQNGLNYIALNLRDDSMNCEASTNTPTCHLQNGTSNLDSGAYVSIDFTRSDGLKCNSARKD; the protein is encoded by the coding sequence ATGGCGAGTGGGATGAATGGCCCGGGCGGAGGAGGTGGTAGCACCGCGGTCAGGGGCGCCGAGGCGGAGCTGGGCACCCGGAGCGTTGGAGGAGGGCTCGCCCCCTGCCACGGGGCTGGAGTGCCTAGGACTGCTACTACGGCTgaggagcagcaggagctgggcgaGAGCGGCCCCTACCCGCCCACTCAGCCccaccacctgctgctgctgctgaaaagATCGCCCAGCGCCTCCTTGTGCctggtgcaggaggaggaggtgcccGCTGCTGCGGCTCCCACAGGGCGCGGGGCCCTCTCTGGTGGGCGAGGTGGCCAGCCAGCCACCCCAGCACGAGGAgctcctctgccagctgctccctccATGGCTCCTGTGGGGGATGATGTGAGGAAATGTGGCTACTTGAGGAAGCAGAAGCATGGCCACAAGCGCTACTTTGTGCTGCGGGCCGAGAGCCACCTGGCCCCAGCGAGGCTTGAATACTATGACAGTGAGAAGAAGTTCAAGAGCAGCCTGAGGGCAGCGGCAGCTGCTAGTGGGTCTGCTATcctctgctgcccccctcccaagCGAGTGATCCCCCTGTACCAGTGCTTCACAGTCAGCCGGAGGGCAGATGCCAAGCATAAGTACATCATTGCCCTTTATACCAAGGATGAATACTTTGCCATGTTGGCTGAGAATGAGGTGGAGCAGGAGGCCTGGTACCAGGCGATCAGTGAGCTCATGAACCAGAGCAAGAGGGGGTTCTTAGAACAGGAGGACCAGACAGATCAGCAGATGGATGAGGATGATGAGCATTATGGAGCTGCGCTTAGACCAGGCACCATATACAAGGAGGTGTGGCAGGTTAATGTGAAGCCCAAGGGACTGGGGCAGACAAAGAACCTGACTGGGGTGTACAGGCTGTGCCTATCTAGCAAGGCTATCTACCTAGTCAAGTTGAATTCAGAGGTACCTGCTGTCCACTTGCAGCTAATGAACATCCGCCGCTGTGGGCACTCAGAGAACTTCTTCTTTATTGAGGTGGGCAGATCTGCTTCCATTGGGCCTGGTGAACTGTGGATGCAAGTGGATGATTCAGTAGTTGCCCAGAATATGCATGAGACCTTCCTAGAGACCATGAAAGCTCTCAAGGCCTTCACAGAATTCAGGCCCCGCAGCAAGAGCCAGTCatctggtggtggcagtggtacCAATCCTATCTCCTTTATCACCACTAGGAGGCATCTGGGCAACCTGCCTCCTAGCCAGACTGGCTTGCAGAGAAGATCCAGAACTGAGTGTGTTACTGGGGGGACTCCGCCCACCACCAAGAATAGCAGTTCATACCGCTTCAGAACATCTAGTGAAGGGGAAGGGACAATGACCAGACCTTTCAGATCAGTGACTGGAAGTCTGATCCATTTGAACACTGCAAGGATGAACTTGGGCCGGCAAGAAGGGAGTGGAAGGTATGTCAGAGCAGCTTTCACCTCTTCTTATCATACCAGGTCTGCCTCCCTGCCAGTGTCTCATTTCCCCTCCACCACCAGCCCCATTAGTGTTTCTTCCAGTAGTGGCCATGGCTCTGCCTCAGACACACTAACCAGGCCTTCCAGTTCATCTGTCTGTGGGTCCCCAAGTGATGGGGGCTTTATTTCTTCTGATGAATATGGCTCTAGCCCTGGGGATTTCAGGTACTTTCGTGTCAGAAGTAGTACTCCAGATTCTTTGGGAAACACACCACCTATCAGAGAAGAGAATTGTTTAAGTGAATACATGTCCATGAATAAACAGCAAACAGATGATAGCTCAAGGGATGATTATATGGAAGCTGAAAAATGCTTCAGAAAAAGAACTTATTCTCTGACTAAACCAGCTTCTGCAACAGTGCAGCAGAAAACAACACAAACCACGGCTTCTTTAGATGAAGATTCTGCAGGAAGGCACAGACAGTTACCTTGTTCGGAATCACCgaaattaaaagaaaaccatGAACCTGACTACAGTGATGCTACCCTTGATTCTGTATGTAACCAAAGCAGAAGTAAAGCCAGGGATGATGGATACATGCCAATGATGCCAGGAGTTGCATCTTCGCTCACAAGCAACAATGATTATTTGCCAATGACCCCTAAAAGTGTGTCTGTCCCAAAACAGATTAGTAATTCTTGGTCGTCATCTCAGGTGGATTCCAGAGGATATATGATGATGTTTCCCAGGGCTAGTTCTTCACCTGTACGAAGTCCATTGGCTGGATTTATTTCTAAAGGGGGTAATGAAAAAGTGACAAATGAGTATATGGATATGTCACCTGGTAATTCAGCAGTTCCAAAACAGCCCAGTGATTCAAATTGTATTCATACCAACACTGTTTCCAAAGGCATCAGTTCATATTTCTCTCTGCCACGAAGCTTTAAGACGTTATCAGGACAAAATGGAGATCATAATGAATATGTTCCAATGTCCTCACCTGGAAAACTGTTATATGGTGAACATGAAAATGTCAAATATGTCAACAGTGAACCATTAGCTAATGGCATTTCTAAATCATCAGTTGTGAAAGTGTCAGATGAAGGCCTTGCACAGAACAGGGCTACCAGGCCTACAAAACTTCCCCTAGGTACAAGAGGAAGTAATACTATACCAAGAATGTATGATCGAACAGCTCCACCTGAGCCAGCTAGCCCTGGTGAATAcataaatattgatttcagtgaaaaagCAAGTAATACACCATATTCTTTATCTGCAGAAGGATCTCCATCATCTCTAGGATCGAGTAGTGACCACAGACAGTCACCACTTTCTGATTACATGAGTGTTGACCTTGATGTGCAGTCACCAAAAGTAGCAAAGGAACTGTCAAATTCTTTAACAGATATTTCAATTTATGCAAGTTCTAGTATCCCCAGAAACCAGCCAAATGACTATGCTAGACTTTCATTTGATACTGCTTGTGTTAGCAGTACAAGTAGTAGGGCTGATGATTACACAGAGATGACTTTCAACATGGCAACGACACCACTTAGGCCTTTTACCGCAGAATCCAGCAATGGTATAAAGATTGATAGTCCTTCTTCCATTGTAAATCGACTGTGCGTTGTTGACAGATATGCAGGTAGCGGTAGCTtctctgttcctagctctgaTCCTCCCATGGGACCTAAGGTGATTCGAGCTGACCCACAAGGCCGAAGAAGGCATAGTTCTGAAACATTCTCTTCTGCTGGGGCTGTGACtacttcctcttctttctttacTGATAGTAGCAAAAGACACAGCTCTGCCTCATTTGACAATGTTTGGTTGAAACCTGATGAAAACATTTCTGATGGTCACGAAAGCAAGATGTCCAGGGATACTTCAACTGGATTTCAGAATGGCTTAAACTACATAGCTTTGAATTTACGtgatgattctatgaactgtgaGGCAAGCACTAATACACCAACTTGCCATCTCCAAAATGGTACTTCGAATTTGGACAGTGGAGCTTATGTAAGCATAGATTTCACCAGATCTGATGGTTTGAAGTGTAACTCTGCAAGAAAAG